A single region of the Micropterus dolomieu isolate WLL.071019.BEF.003 ecotype Adirondacks linkage group LG18, ASM2129224v1, whole genome shotgun sequence genome encodes:
- the im:7151449 gene encoding complement decay-accelerating factor isoform X3, protein MEVLLNACGQQRVKRLLLLYLFVLKATADCPRPQGMGNMVLSDKTLLMNEFPEGITVTLECVNGYLADTGSGIITCIDGKWTELDLTCKKKDCGLPTPQPNMSFNTSDGTLFGVVITVVCDKGYQISGSSFKQCYARGWLGRAKCEIVTCDEPSEVTNGRSSWDSQDVPKYGEIIRYTCNEGYTLIGKDSIMCSETGEYDSSPPECKGLLTPLPLTTMPMTTDRITTKIVTPSTTPAQEASTLTAHGEKSTTTGTAPTVLPSVQDKDNLAIDTTKYIGDTPVGLTVTVLTVLLAVIIALQMQPCLSVKDHL, encoded by the exons ATGGAAGTTTTACTTAACGCCTGTGGACAGCAAAGAGTCAAGCGACTGCTGTTACTATACCTCTTTGTATTGAAGGCAACAG ctgACTGTCCTAGACCTCAGGGAATGGGAAATATGGTCTTATCCGACAAAACGCTTCTAATGAATGAATTTCCAGAGGGTATTACTGTCACTTTAGAGTGTGTTAATGGATATCTTGCAGACACTGGCTCTGGGATTATAACTTGCATTGATGGGAAGTGGACTGAACTAGATCTCACCTGCAAAA AGAAGGACTGTGGTCTCCCTACACCTCAGCCGAATATGAGCTTCAATACCAGCGATGGTACCCTGTTTGGTGTTGTAATAACAGTAGTTTGTGACAAAGG TTACCAGATTAGTGGATCAAGCTTCAAACAGTGCTACGCCAGAGGGTGGCTTGGAAGAGCTAAGTGTGAAA TTGTAACTTGTGATGAACCGAGTGAAGTGACCAATGGCAGAAGCTCATGGGATTCTCAAGATGTTCCAAAATATGGAGAAATCATACGGTACACCTGTAATGAAGGATACACCCTGATTGGGAAAGATAGCATTATGTGCAGCGAAACTGGTGAATATGATTCTTCGCCTCCTGAATGCAAAG gcCTTTTGACACCTCTCCCTCTCACTACGATGCCCATGACAACagacagaataacaacaaaaattGTAACACCCTCTACAACTCCAGCACAAg AAGCATCCACACTCACAGCTCACGGAGAGAAAAGTACCACAACCGGAACAGCACCAACTGTCCTACCTTCAGTACAAG ACAAGGATAACCTGGCTATAGATACTACTAAGTATATTG GAGATACACCAGTCGGTTTGACTGTAACGGTGTTGACTGTTCTGCTGG CTGTAATTATAG CTCTGCAAATGCAACCGTGCCTATCTGTTAAAGACCACCTGTGA
- the im:7151449 gene encoding complement decay-accelerating factor isoform X2, whose translation MEVLLNACGQQRVKRLLLLYLFVLKATADCPRPQGMGNMVLSDKTLLMNEFPEGITVTLECVNGYLADTGSGIITCIDGKWTELDLTCKKKDCGLPTPQPNMSFNTSDGTLFGVVITVVCDKGYQISGSSFKQCYARGWLGRAKCEIVTCDEPSEVTNGRSSWDSQDVPKYGEIIRYTCNEGYTLIGKDSIMCSETGEYDSSPPECKGLLTPLPLTTMPMTTDRITTKIVTPSTTPAQEASTLTAHGEKSTTTGTAPTVLPSVQDKDNLAIDTTKYIGDTPVGLTVTVLTVLLAVIIGIFLYKFLLKRKGSANATVPIC comes from the exons ATGGAAGTTTTACTTAACGCCTGTGGACAGCAAAGAGTCAAGCGACTGCTGTTACTATACCTCTTTGTATTGAAGGCAACAG ctgACTGTCCTAGACCTCAGGGAATGGGAAATATGGTCTTATCCGACAAAACGCTTCTAATGAATGAATTTCCAGAGGGTATTACTGTCACTTTAGAGTGTGTTAATGGATATCTTGCAGACACTGGCTCTGGGATTATAACTTGCATTGATGGGAAGTGGACTGAACTAGATCTCACCTGCAAAA AGAAGGACTGTGGTCTCCCTACACCTCAGCCGAATATGAGCTTCAATACCAGCGATGGTACCCTGTTTGGTGTTGTAATAACAGTAGTTTGTGACAAAGG TTACCAGATTAGTGGATCAAGCTTCAAACAGTGCTACGCCAGAGGGTGGCTTGGAAGAGCTAAGTGTGAAA TTGTAACTTGTGATGAACCGAGTGAAGTGACCAATGGCAGAAGCTCATGGGATTCTCAAGATGTTCCAAAATATGGAGAAATCATACGGTACACCTGTAATGAAGGATACACCCTGATTGGGAAAGATAGCATTATGTGCAGCGAAACTGGTGAATATGATTCTTCGCCTCCTGAATGCAAAG gcCTTTTGACACCTCTCCCTCTCACTACGATGCCCATGACAACagacagaataacaacaaaaattGTAACACCCTCTACAACTCCAGCACAAg AAGCATCCACACTCACAGCTCACGGAGAGAAAAGTACCACAACCGGAACAGCACCAACTGTCCTACCTTCAGTACAAG ACAAGGATAACCTGGCTATAGATACTACTAAGTATATTG GAGATACACCAGTCGGTTTGACTGTAACGGTGTTGACTGTTCTGCTGG CTGTAATTATAGGTATCTTTTTATACAAGTTTCTTCTGAAGAGAAAAGG CTCTGCAAATGCAACCGTGCCTATCTGTTAA
- the im:7151449 gene encoding complement decay-accelerating factor isoform X1: protein MEVLLNACGQQRVKRLLLLYLFVLKATADCPRPQGMGNMVLSDKTLLMNEFPEGITVTLECVNGYLADTGSGIITCIDGKWTELDLTCKKKDCGLPTPQPNMSFNTSDGTLFGVVITVVCDKGYQISGSSFKQCYARGWLGRAKCEIVTCDEPSEVTNGRSSWDSQDVPKYGEIIRYTCNEGYTLIGKDSIMCSETGEYDSSPPECKGLLTPLPLTTMPMTTDRITTKIVTPSTTPAQEASTLTAHGEKSTTTGTAPTVLPSVQDKDNLAIDTTKYIGDTPVGLTVTVLTVLLAVIIGIFLYKFLLKRKGSYDTREDLKPELLQFQNL from the exons ATGGAAGTTTTACTTAACGCCTGTGGACAGCAAAGAGTCAAGCGACTGCTGTTACTATACCTCTTTGTATTGAAGGCAACAG ctgACTGTCCTAGACCTCAGGGAATGGGAAATATGGTCTTATCCGACAAAACGCTTCTAATGAATGAATTTCCAGAGGGTATTACTGTCACTTTAGAGTGTGTTAATGGATATCTTGCAGACACTGGCTCTGGGATTATAACTTGCATTGATGGGAAGTGGACTGAACTAGATCTCACCTGCAAAA AGAAGGACTGTGGTCTCCCTACACCTCAGCCGAATATGAGCTTCAATACCAGCGATGGTACCCTGTTTGGTGTTGTAATAACAGTAGTTTGTGACAAAGG TTACCAGATTAGTGGATCAAGCTTCAAACAGTGCTACGCCAGAGGGTGGCTTGGAAGAGCTAAGTGTGAAA TTGTAACTTGTGATGAACCGAGTGAAGTGACCAATGGCAGAAGCTCATGGGATTCTCAAGATGTTCCAAAATATGGAGAAATCATACGGTACACCTGTAATGAAGGATACACCCTGATTGGGAAAGATAGCATTATGTGCAGCGAAACTGGTGAATATGATTCTTCGCCTCCTGAATGCAAAG gcCTTTTGACACCTCTCCCTCTCACTACGATGCCCATGACAACagacagaataacaacaaaaattGTAACACCCTCTACAACTCCAGCACAAg AAGCATCCACACTCACAGCTCACGGAGAGAAAAGTACCACAACCGGAACAGCACCAACTGTCCTACCTTCAGTACAAG ACAAGGATAACCTGGCTATAGATACTACTAAGTATATTG GAGATACACCAGTCGGTTTGACTGTAACGGTGTTGACTGTTCTGCTGG CTGTAATTATAGGTATCTTTTTATACAAGTTTCTTCTGAAGAGAAAAGG CTCATATGACACCAGAGAAGACCTGAAGCCGGAGTTATTACAGTTCCAAAATCTTTAG
- the im:7151449 gene encoding complement decay-accelerating factor isoform X4 — MEVLLNACGQQRVKRLLLLYLFVLKATADCPRPQGMGNMVLSDKTLLMNEFPEGITVTLECVNGYLADTGSGIITCIDGKWTELDLTCKKKDCGLPTPQPNMSFNTSDGTLFGVVITVVCDKGYQISGSSFKQCYARGWLGRAKCEIVTCDEPSEVTNGRSSWDSQDVPKYGEIIRYTCNEGYTLIGKDSIMCSETGEYDSSPPECKGLLTPLPLTTMPMTTDRITTKIVTPSTTPAQEASTLTAHGEKSTTTGTAPTVLPSVQDKDNLAIDTTKYIGDTPVGLTVTVLTVLLAVIIAHMTPEKT; from the exons ATGGAAGTTTTACTTAACGCCTGTGGACAGCAAAGAGTCAAGCGACTGCTGTTACTATACCTCTTTGTATTGAAGGCAACAG ctgACTGTCCTAGACCTCAGGGAATGGGAAATATGGTCTTATCCGACAAAACGCTTCTAATGAATGAATTTCCAGAGGGTATTACTGTCACTTTAGAGTGTGTTAATGGATATCTTGCAGACACTGGCTCTGGGATTATAACTTGCATTGATGGGAAGTGGACTGAACTAGATCTCACCTGCAAAA AGAAGGACTGTGGTCTCCCTACACCTCAGCCGAATATGAGCTTCAATACCAGCGATGGTACCCTGTTTGGTGTTGTAATAACAGTAGTTTGTGACAAAGG TTACCAGATTAGTGGATCAAGCTTCAAACAGTGCTACGCCAGAGGGTGGCTTGGAAGAGCTAAGTGTGAAA TTGTAACTTGTGATGAACCGAGTGAAGTGACCAATGGCAGAAGCTCATGGGATTCTCAAGATGTTCCAAAATATGGAGAAATCATACGGTACACCTGTAATGAAGGATACACCCTGATTGGGAAAGATAGCATTATGTGCAGCGAAACTGGTGAATATGATTCTTCGCCTCCTGAATGCAAAG gcCTTTTGACACCTCTCCCTCTCACTACGATGCCCATGACAACagacagaataacaacaaaaattGTAACACCCTCTACAACTCCAGCACAAg AAGCATCCACACTCACAGCTCACGGAGAGAAAAGTACCACAACCGGAACAGCACCAACTGTCCTACCTTCAGTACAAG ACAAGGATAACCTGGCTATAGATACTACTAAGTATATTG GAGATACACCAGTCGGTTTGACTGTAACGGTGTTGACTGTTCTGCTGG CTGTAATTATAG CTCATATGACACCAGAGAAGACCTGA